In a genomic window of Argonema galeatum A003/A1:
- a CDS encoding ABC transporter ATP-binding protein — protein MTNDPLLEVEDVYAGYVKDLDILQGVNFKIYPGELVAVIGPNGAGKSTLAKTIFGLLTPHRGKITFKGENIAGLKSDRIVQRGMCYVPQIANVFPSLSVEENLEMGAFIRNISLQPLKDKIFASFPVLAKRRHQRAGTLSGGERQMLAMGKALMLEPSLLLLDEPSAALSPILVNNVFEQIKQINQTGTAIVLVEQNARKALEMSDRGYVLEAGRDRFSGPGIELLNDPKVGELYLGISALH, from the coding sequence ATGACTAACGATCCTTTATTAGAAGTTGAAGATGTTTATGCAGGGTATGTCAAAGATTTGGATATCCTGCAAGGCGTCAATTTCAAAATTTATCCAGGTGAATTGGTGGCGGTAATCGGCCCTAATGGGGCCGGTAAATCAACGCTGGCTAAAACTATCTTTGGACTCCTAACACCCCACCGAGGCAAAATAACTTTCAAAGGCGAAAACATTGCTGGCTTAAAGTCGGATCGAATCGTTCAACGGGGGATGTGCTACGTTCCCCAAATCGCCAATGTGTTCCCTTCCCTTTCGGTGGAAGAAAATTTAGAGATGGGCGCTTTTATCCGCAATATCTCTTTGCAACCGCTGAAGGATAAAATTTTTGCCTCTTTTCCCGTTTTGGCAAAGCGCCGCCACCAACGTGCTGGTACTCTCTCTGGCGGAGAACGCCAAATGTTGGCGATGGGAAAGGCTTTGATGCTCGAACCGAGTCTGCTGCTGCTGGATGAACCTTCGGCTGCTTTGTCTCCTATTCTGGTAAACAATGTTTTTGAGCAGATTAAACAGATTAATCAGACGGGAACTGCTATTGTGCTGGTGGAGCAAAATGCTCGGAAAGCTCTGGAAATGTCCGATCGCGGTTATGTGTTGGAGGCTGGACGCGATCGCTTCTCTGGCCCCGGCA